The Sandaracinus amylolyticus genomic interval TCGCCCTCGCCGGCTGCGGTGGTCGGTCCTCCGCGCACGACGCGGTCGAGGCACCGCCTCTCCCCGATCGCGGCGACGACGAGGAGGACGACGACCTCGTCGCCCTCGAGCACGAGGAGACGCGCGCGTTCGTGCGCAGCGAGGTGCTCGCTCTCTCGCACGGCGTGACCGCGCTTCGCGCGCCTGCGCGCGTCGCGTTTCGTGACGGCGCGATCGCCGAGCTCGGCACGCCGGTGCCCGGGCGCGTCTCGGAGGTGCACGTGCGCGTCGGTGACGAGGTCGCCGCGGGTGCTCCGCTCGTGACGCTACGCTCGCCCGATGCCGCCGCGACGCGCGCACAGCTCGCGGCCGCGCGCACCGCGCTCGCGAACGCGCTCGCGGAGGCACGGCGCAGCGCGGACATGCTGGAGCGCGGCGTGGGCACCGAGCGCGAGCGTCGCGCGGCGGACCTCCACGTCGCGGAGCTCGAGATCGAGCTCGCGCGCGCGCGCACCGCGGTGTCGATCGTCGGTCGCGGCGCGGGCGGCGAGGTCGTGCTCCGCGCGCCGATCGCGGGGACGATCCTCTCGCGACGCGCGGCGATCGGCATGGCGGTCGAGCCCGGAGGGGAGGCTCTGCTCGAGATCGGCGATCCCCACGGCATCGGGGTCGTCGCGGAGGTCTTCGATCGCGACGCGGCGATGGTCCGCGTCGGGGCGAGCGCCGAGATCGCGTTGCCCTCGATCGACTCGCCGCTGCGCGGGCGCGTGACCCACGTCGCGCCGGTCGTGAGCGCCGGGATGCGCACGGTGCCGGTGCGCATCGAGCTCGAGAGCGTGCCCTCCCTGCTGCGGCCGGGCCTCTTCGGGCGTGCGTCGATCTCGCTCGTCGACGAAGGGCTCGTGCTCCCCGCGAGCGCGGTGCTGGTGCGCGACGGACAGCGCACCGCGGTCTACGTCGACGAAGGCGACGGGCGGTTCCGCCGGCGCGATGTCGTCGTCGGTCCTTCGATCGACGGACGCGTGCAGGTGCTCGCCGGATTGCGGGAGGGCGAACGTGTCGTCGTCGAGGGCGCGCTCCTGCTCGACGGTGCCGCCGACCTGATGCTCTGAAGCGCGCTCGCGCGCTCGGGAAGGAAGAGTCTTGCTCGCGAAGCTGATCGAGCTCTGTGTGCGGCGTCGCGTCGCGGCCGTCGTGGTGACGCTCGCGATCGCCGCCTACGGCGTGCACGCGTACCTGCGCACGCCGGTCGAGGCGTTCCCCGACGTCACGAACCTGCAGGTCAACGTCATCACGCAGTCGCCCGGGCTCGCGCCACCGGAGATCGAGCGGCAGATCACGATCCCGATCGAGCGCGCGCTCAACGGCACGCCGGGCATGATCCGGATGCGCAGCGAGAGCCTCTTCGGTCTCTCGCTCGTCTACCTGACGTTCGAGGACGCGGCCGACGCGTTCCGCGCGCGCATCCTCGTCGAGCAGCGCCTGCGCACAGCGGAGCTCCCCGACGGCGTGGTGCCCGAGCTCGGGCCCGACGCGACGCCGCTCGGCGAGATCTTCCACTATCGGATCGTCTCGGCCCGCCACACGCTCGCCGAGCGACGGAGCGAGCAGGAGTGGAACGTCGGCCCCGCGCTCCGCCGCGTTCCCGGCGTCGCCGACGTGATCGGGCGTGGCGGGTTCCTCCGCGAGATCCACGTCGAGGTCGATCCCGCGCGCCTCCACGCGCGCGGTCTGTCGCTCGAGGAGGTCGAGGACGCGCTCGAGCGAGCGAGCCGCAGCGCGGGCGGCGGCTTCCTCCGGCAAGGAGATCAGCAGCTCGTCGTGCGCGGCGTCGGCGCGTTCGCCGAGCCGAGCGACGTGCAGAGCGCGGTGCTGCGCGCCGATCACGGAACACCCGTCACCATCGGCGACGTCGCGCGCGTGGTCGTGTCGCACGTGCCGCGGCAGGGCGCCGTCGGCTACGGCACCTCGCTGGAGAGCGTCGAAGGCGTCGTGCTGATGCGGCGCGGCGAGAACCCGAGCGTCGTGCTCGACGGGATCCACGCCGCGGTCGACGATCTCAACCGTGACGGTCTTCCCGAGGGGATGGAGATCGTCCCGTTCTACGATCGGACGACGCTCGTCGCGCACACGCTCGAGACCGTGCACCACTCGTTGCTCGAGGGCGCGCTGCTCTGCGTCGCGGTGGTGTGGCTCTTCCTGCGCAGCCTGCGCGGCTCGCTGATCGTCGGCGCCGTGATCCCGCTCGCGCTGCTGGTCGCGTTCATCGGCCTGAGCTCGATCGGCCTGCCCGCGAACCTGATCTCGATGGGCGCGATCGACTTCGGGATTCTCGTCGACGGCGCGGTCATCCTGATCGAGAACGTCGTGCACCGCATGGGCGAGACGCCGCCGCGCACCACGCGGGAGCGGCTCCGGCTCGTCGCCGACGCGGCGCGCGAAGTCGCGCGACCGACGCTCTTCGCGATGGCGATCATCGTCGCCGCGCTCATCCCGGTGTTCAGCCTGGAGCGCGTCGAGGGGCGCATCTTCCGCCCGCTCGCGCTGACCTACACCTTCGCGCTACTCGGCGCGCTCGTGTTCTCGCTGACGGTCGTGCCCGCGCTCGCGGCGCTCGTGCTGAGGCCGGGAGCGCACCAGGCGCACGGTGACCCCGCGTTCGTGCGCGTCATGCGCGCGATCTACGCGCGCGCGGTGCGATGGCTCGTCGTGCGGCGGGTGGTGGCGCTCGCGGCTGCGCTCGCGCTGCTCGGCGGTGGGCTCGTGGTCACGACGCGGCTCGGCACCGAGTTCCTCCCCGAGCTCGACGAGGGCGACTTCAACGTGTTCGTCGAGCTGCCGACCAGCATCTCGCTCGAGAACGGACAGCGCGTGATGCGCGAGGTGCGGCGGAGGTTGCTCGCGTTCCCCGAGGTACGCGAGGTCGACACGAAGCAGGGGCGCCCCGAGGACGGTACCGACAACGAGAGCGTGAACATGGGCGAGACCTTCGTGCACCTCGTCCCGCGCGAGCAGTGGCGCGAAGGCATGACGAAGGACCAGCTGCAGGAGCAGATGCGCGCGTCGCTCGAGCGCCTGCCCGGGATCCGCTTCCACTTCTCGCAACCCATCCGCGACAACGTCGAGGAGTCGATCAGCGGCGTGCGGGGTCAGGTCGTGCTGAAGATCTTCGGGACCGATCTGATCGTGATGCGCGAGCACCTGCTCCGCGCGCTCGACGCGGTGCGCACCGTGCCCGGCGTCGTCGACGCGTCGCTCTACCGCGATCGCAACGTGCCACAGCTCGAGATCACGCCCGATCGCGAGCGCCTCGCGCGCGCCGGGATCTCGATGGCGAGCGCGCAGCGCACGATCGAGACAGCCCTCGCAGGCTCGGTCGTGAGCGAGATCTGGCAGGGCGAACGGCTCGTGCCGGTACGCCTCCGACTGCCCGCACGCGAGCGTGCCGATCTCGGGCGCATCGCCGAGATCACGCTGAGCGCGCCCGGCGGCGTGCGCATCCCGCTGCGCGAGGTCGCGGACATCGGCGTCGCGCCGGGGCGTGCGTCGATCGTGCGCGAAGGCAACGCGCGGATGCTCGCGCTGAAGTTCAACGTCGAGGGGCGCGACCTCGGCTCGGTGGTCGCCGAGGCGATCACCGCCGTGGATCGCCGCGTCGAGCTTCCCGACGGCTACACGTTCCGATGGGGCGGCGAGTTCGAGAACCAGCAGCGCGCGATGGCGCGCCTCGCGATCGTCGTGCCGCTCGCGGTGCTCGTCGTGCTCTCGTTGCTCTACCTCGCGCTCGGGTCCGCGCGCGGCGCCGCCGCGGTGCTCGTGGTCACCCCGACGTCGCTCACCGGCGGTGCGTTCCTGCTCGCCGTGAGCGGCGTGAACCTCTCGGTCAGCGCGATGATCGGATTCATCGCGCTGCTCGGTCAGGTCGCGCTCGCGTGCCTCCTCGTGATCGGCGCGATCGACGATCTGTGCGCGCGCGGCGTCCCGCTCGCCGACGCCGCGATCGACGGCGCGGTGCAGCGCTTCCGGCCCGTGGTGATGACGACGCTGCTCGCGATGCTCGGGCTGCTGCCGATGGCGGTCTCACGCGGCATGGGCGCGGAGACGTCGCGACCGTTCGCGCTCGTGCTGATCGGCGGCATGGCGACGACCTGTGCGACCGCGCTGCTCGTGCTCCCCGCGCTCTACACGTTCGTCGCCCCAGGCACGCTCGCGCGACGGCGCGACGAGGACGAGGAGGCGGCGCCGTGACCCACCTCCGTGCTCCGTGGCTCGCGCTCGTGCTCGCGCTCGCTCCGACGATCGTGCGGGCGCAGGACGCGATGCCGGACGAGATCTCGCTCGCCGACCTGCTCGATCGCGCGCAGCGCAGTCCGCGCGTGCGCGTCGAAGCGGCGCTCGCCGAGGCCTACCGCGGTGACGTGCGCGAGGCCGGTCAGCACCCCAATCCCGTGCTCTCGTACGAGGTCGCAGGGTTCCTCGGCGGCATCGAGACGAACGGCGGATCGCAACAAGAGCTCCGCGTGTCGCAGCCGCTGCTCTGGCCGGGCCAGGTGGATCGCCGCATCGACGCGGCGCGCGCGCGGCTCGATCTGGCGCGCGCCCGTACCGACGCGTTGCGCGCGGCGCTCTCGATCGAGCTGCGGCGTGCGTACGTCGCGCTCCTCGGCGCGCAGGAGCGCGCGGCGGTGCTCGTCGAGGCAGAGACGTCGATGGAGCGCCTCGCGTCCATCGTGCGCGGACGGGCCGAGGCCGGCGCGGGGCGGCGCTGGGACGTGACGCGCATCGAAGGGGAGCTCGCGTCGGTGCGCGCCGCGCGCGACGTCGCGGCCGCCGAGCTGCTCGCCGCGTCGGCGCGTATCGGCGCGTTGCTCGGCGCGCCGGGATGGCTCCCACGCGCGCGCGGCGTGCTCGCCGACCTGCCGCCGGTGCGCCCGCGCGACGAGCTCCTCGAAGACCATCCGATGCTCGTCGTCGCACGCGGGGCACATCGCGCCGCGGTCATGCGCGCGGAGGCGGAGCGCGCGCTGGCGATCCCGCCGATCGAGCTGACGCTCGGTACGATCGTGTCGACCGCGCCAGAGGGCGGCTATCTGATCGGCGGCGTCGCGATGCCGCTGCCCTTCTTCGACGCGAACCAGGGGGCGATCGAGCGCGCGGAGCGGGAGGCCGACGCCGCCGAGCTCGCGCGCGATGCGACGCGCCTCGAGCTCGAGGCCGCGCTCGCAGGCGCGCGCCGCGTGGTCTCGCTGCGGCGCGACGCGCTGGCCGCGTACGAGCGCGAGGTCGTCGAGCGCCTGCCGCTGCTCGCGGAGATGGCGGAGGCCGCGTACCAGGGCGGCGAAGTCGGCGTGTTCGAGGTGCTCGACGCGGTGCGCGCCACGCGCGAGCTCCGCACGGAGCGCGTCGATCGCGAGGAGTCCCTGCGGCTCTCGGAGATCGATCTGCTCGAGGCGGCGCTCGGCGCGGCGCTCGCCGACTGATCAGCGTCGCGTGACGTGGGCCGCGAGCCAGCCGAGCACGAGATCCCGGCCCTGCGCGTGGTCGCACTGCTCGGGACATCCCGCGACGCCGTCGTGCACCACGGTGACGTGCGAAGAGCACGAGCGCGCCGGATCGGACGTCGCAGAGGCGACCCCACTTCGTGCAGTGGAATCGGGCCATCCTCGTGACGCACACGAGCACGTCGGGCGCGGCCTCGTCAGCGGTAGCGCTCGAGCGTCGTCAGCAGCGCTTCGCGCGTGACGACGTCGCGCACGTCGAGCTGGTCCTCGTCGACCGTGAAGATCAGGCGATGGTGGATGCCGACACGCGCGGTCCACACGCCTTCCATGCCCTGCATCCGCTTCACGTCGCGCCACGCGGCGCGGTCGCCGGAGGCGAGACGGCCCGCGATCGAGACCGCCTGCCGCGAGGTCTTCGGCTGGAGCTCGCGCAGCGACTCGATCGCGCGCGGATCGAACACCGGGATGCGCACCGGCATCGTCGCTTCGTCGCTCGAGCCGCCGTCGTCCGCCGGGCCGAGCGCGATCTCCGCGCTGTCGCTGTCGCTGCGCGACGCCGCCGTGCGCGCCGCCTCGAGCTCCGCGACGCGCTCGCGCAGCGACGCGCGCTCCGCGTTGCCCTCGGCGAGCAGCGACTTCATCTCCTCGACCTTGCGCGCGAGCCGCTGGCGATGCTCTTCCGCCGTGCGATACGCCGCCGCGACCGCATCGTGCGGCATGCCCGCATGCTCGCGCTGCACCGCCGACATCGAGCGATCGAGGCGCTCGCGGAGCTCGCGGATCTCGTGCTCGAGCGCGACCACCTGCGCCTGTCGCGCGTCGACCTCGGACTCCGCGCGCTCGAGCTCGGCGCGCACCCGCGTCATCTCCGCGGCCTCGGCCTCGCTGCGCGCGCTCTCCGCCTTCCGGCCCTCGACCCACTCGTCGTAGAGCGGTCCGTACGCATCGCCCGGCGGCAGCTCGAGGCGATCACGCGCGAGCTCGATCTCGTCGAGCATCGTGTCGCTCGCCTCGACGTGCTCCGGATCGAGCGCCCCGCGCGCGACCAGGATGCCGAGCGCGGGCGCGTGATCGAGCAGTGCGTACGCGACGTCGGCGATCGCGTCCGCGTCTCCGTGCAGGCCACGACGCGCCTGCTCGTCGAGCACCGCGACCGTGCTGTCGCTCGGACGCGCGCACGCGATCCCGGCGCGCACCCGCGACTGCAGCGCCTCGCGGTCCTTCACCTTCGCGAGCTGGCGATCGAGCACGTCGAGGCAGCGCATGCGCAGCGCTTCCTCGATGAGATCCTCGCGTTGGTGCTCGACGTCGCTGCCGTCGCCTTCCTTCGGCATCGCGGCGAGCACGTCGAGCGCCCGCTCCGCGTCCTCCCAGCGGTGGTAGGCGCGCAGCTGGCGGATCGCGGT includes:
- a CDS encoding TolC family protein, translating into MTHLRAPWLALVLALAPTIVRAQDAMPDEISLADLLDRAQRSPRVRVEAALAEAYRGDVREAGQHPNPVLSYEVAGFLGGIETNGGSQQELRVSQPLLWPGQVDRRIDAARARLDLARARTDALRAALSIELRRAYVALLGAQERAAVLVEAETSMERLASIVRGRAEAGAGRRWDVTRIEGELASVRAARDVAAAELLAASARIGALLGAPGWLPRARGVLADLPPVRPRDELLEDHPMLVVARGAHRAAVMRAEAERALAIPPIELTLGTIVSTAPEGGYLIGGVAMPLPFFDANQGAIERAEREADAAELARDATRLELEAALAGARRVVSLRRDALAAYEREVVERLPLLAEMAEAAYQGGEVGVFEVLDAVRATRELRTERVDREESLRLSEIDLLEAALGAALAD
- a CDS encoding efflux RND transporter periplasmic adaptor subunit gives rise to the protein MLLRTHPLVVLSIVLALAGCGGRSSAHDAVEAPPLPDRGDDEEDDDLVALEHEETRAFVRSEVLALSHGVTALRAPARVAFRDGAIAELGTPVPGRVSEVHVRVGDEVAAGAPLVTLRSPDAAATRAQLAAARTALANALAEARRSADMLERGVGTERERRAADLHVAELEIELARARTAVSIVGRGAGGEVVLRAPIAGTILSRRAAIGMAVEPGGEALLEIGDPHGIGVVAEVFDRDAAMVRVGASAEIALPSIDSPLRGRVTHVAPVVSAGMRTVPVRIELESVPSLLRPGLFGRASISLVDEGLVLPASAVLVRDGQRTAVYVDEGDGRFRRRDVVVGPSIDGRVQVLAGLREGERVVVEGALLLDGAADLML
- a CDS encoding SEC-C metal-binding domain-containing protein, with the protein product MARPRKTARAKATESTEVAVRDASDVSTARPIVERAPADPALIARARSTPLTRDGIAELARESESALEAALAETLDRRDIKAATALALALAAADRTLDPALVSRLVPDVDQRDLVPSLLRACGDSPQARLDVMRQALERGQLSHDREAIVAFVASQLLGDAPWPAPWPGLLRTLARQRLGTEAGVLLGTVIQRAADSHLTAVGQEWVDLAGRSNAEEISKFWLEGWTQPVLEILPETEPPRVVAGYTVRKAQERPGRNDPCHCGSGKKYKKCHATQDDAQDRVADQPLVDAARVSATDVDGMRIQEVLALPFERLARPALVTAIRQLRAYHRWEDAERALDVLAAMPKEGDGSDVEHQREDLIEEALRMRCLDVLDRQLAKVKDREALQSRVRAGIACARPSDSTVAVLDEQARRGLHGDADAIADVAYALLDHAPALGILVARGALDPEHVEASDTMLDEIELARDRLELPPGDAYGPLYDEWVEGRKAESARSEAEAAEMTRVRAELERAESEVDARQAQVVALEHEIRELRERLDRSMSAVQREHAGMPHDAVAAAYRTAEEHRQRLARKVEEMKSLLAEGNAERASLRERVAELEAARTAASRSDSDSAEIALGPADDGGSSDEATMPVRIPVFDPRAIESLRELQPKTSRQAVSIAGRLASGDRAAWRDVKRMQGMEGVWTARVGIHHRLIFTVDEDQLDVRDVVTREALLTTLERYR
- a CDS encoding efflux RND transporter permease subunit; protein product: MLAKLIELCVRRRVAAVVVTLAIAAYGVHAYLRTPVEAFPDVTNLQVNVITQSPGLAPPEIERQITIPIERALNGTPGMIRMRSESLFGLSLVYLTFEDAADAFRARILVEQRLRTAELPDGVVPELGPDATPLGEIFHYRIVSARHTLAERRSEQEWNVGPALRRVPGVADVIGRGGFLREIHVEVDPARLHARGLSLEEVEDALERASRSAGGGFLRQGDQQLVVRGVGAFAEPSDVQSAVLRADHGTPVTIGDVARVVVSHVPRQGAVGYGTSLESVEGVVLMRRGENPSVVLDGIHAAVDDLNRDGLPEGMEIVPFYDRTTLVAHTLETVHHSLLEGALLCVAVVWLFLRSLRGSLIVGAVIPLALLVAFIGLSSIGLPANLISMGAIDFGILVDGAVILIENVVHRMGETPPRTTRERLRLVADAAREVARPTLFAMAIIVAALIPVFSLERVEGRIFRPLALTYTFALLGALVFSLTVVPALAALVLRPGAHQAHGDPAFVRVMRAIYARAVRWLVVRRVVALAAALALLGGGLVVTTRLGTEFLPELDEGDFNVFVELPTSISLENGQRVMREVRRRLLAFPEVREVDTKQGRPEDGTDNESVNMGETFVHLVPREQWREGMTKDQLQEQMRASLERLPGIRFHFSQPIRDNVEESISGVRGQVVLKIFGTDLIVMREHLLRALDAVRTVPGVVDASLYRDRNVPQLEITPDRERLARAGISMASAQRTIETALAGSVVSEIWQGERLVPVRLRLPARERADLGRIAEITLSAPGGVRIPLREVADIGVAPGRASIVREGNARMLALKFNVEGRDLGSVVAEAITAVDRRVELPDGYTFRWGGEFENQQRAMARLAIVVPLAVLVVLSLLYLALGSARGAAAVLVVTPTSLTGGAFLLAVSGVNLSVSAMIGFIALLGQVALACLLVIGAIDDLCARGVPLADAAIDGAVQRFRPVVMTTLLAMLGLLPMAVSRGMGAETSRPFALVLIGGMATTCATALLVLPALYTFVAPGTLARRRDEDEEAAP